The genome window TCACGGCCACTGCCGGGCCCCTCCCCGGCGCGGCCGGTACCGGGCGCGGGGGCGTGGCACCGCTCCGGCGCCCGCCGCGCGCGACCGATGGTCAGGCCGCGCCGCGCCGGACAGACGGCGAGCGGATGCCGCGTCGGCCGGAGCCCGCCCCCCGCCTGGCTGTCGGCGACGCGCCGCCGGTTCTGCCGCGGCCGCGCCCGGCCCGGCTGGAGGCGCCGGCCTCCGACGCATCTGGCGGCATCGTGCCCCGGCCCCGGCCGGCCCGCGGCGCCGCTTCCGAAACACCCCTCACCCCGGCGTTCAGCCAGGGCGACACACTGGCCCGGGTCGGATGAACCGCCGCCCCGGCCCCACCGAAGGGAGAGTCTCCATGCGCGGTCTTCTCGCAGCCCTTGCCGCCAGCGGCATCCTGCTCACCAGCCCGGCATCGGCGCTCGATACGTCGGCGCGGGCCGCCTACATGCTCGACTTCGACACCGGCGCCGTGCTGCTGTCCAAGAACGCCGACGTGGAGATGCCGCCGGCCTCCATGTCCAAGCTGATGACCCTCAACATGCTGTTCGAGGCGCTGGCCGACGGGCGCCTGTCGCTCGAGGACCGGTTCCGCGTCTCCGAGAAGGCCTGGCAGATGGGCGGCTCGAAGATGTTCCTGCGCGAGGGCGAGCGGGTGCGCATCGTCGACCTGATCCAGGGCATCATCGTGCAGTCGGGCAACGATGCCTGCGTGGTGGTGGCCGAAGGGCTCGCCGGCTCGGAGGAAGCCTTCGCCCAGCGCATGACCGAGCGCGCGCACGAACTGGGCATGACCGAGAGCACCTTCACCAACGCCTCCGGCTGGCCGGACCCGGGCCAGCGGATGAGCGCGCATGACCTGGTGACCCTGGCCCGGCGCATCATCACCGAGTTCCCGCAGTTCTACCCGTATTTCTCCGAAACCCAGTTCGAGTGGAACGGCGTGAACCAGAGGAACCGCAACCCGCTGCTGTTCCTCAACATCGGCGCAGACGGGCTGAAGACCGGCCACACCCAGGAGGCCGGCTACGGGCTGGTGGGCTCCGCCGTGCGCGGCTCCCAGCGCATCGTGTTCATGATCACCGGGCTGGAGAGCGTGAGCAAGCGCGAGGAGGAGGCCGAGCGCCTCACCTCCTGGGCGTTCCGCGAATTCTCCAACCGCGCGCTGTTCAAGAAGGGCGAGACGCTGGCGGACGCGCAGGTCTGGCTCGGCGCCCAGTCCCGCGTGCCGATGGTCACCGGCAAGGACATCCTGGCCACCCTGCCCTTCGGGGCCGGGGAGAACGTGAAGATCTCGGTGGTCTACGACGGCCCGATCCCCGCGCCGATCGCCGAAGGCCAGGAGATCGGCAGGCTGGTGATCGAGGCGCCCGGGCTGGAGCCGGTGACCGAGCCGCTCTTCGCCGGCCGCGCCGTGGCCGAGGGCGGCTACATCACCCGCATGGAAGTGACCGCGATGAACCTCGTGGGGCGCTTCATCGACATGACCGGCGTGAAGGACATGATCGGCAACGATGACGCCGGGCCCGACACCGCCACCCCGGAGACGGAGGCCGCCGAGTGACGCAGGCGCCGACCGGGCGGTTCATCAGCTTCGAGGGCATCGACGGCTCCGGCAAGTCCACCCAGGCCCGCCTGCTGGCCG of Paroceanicella profunda contains these proteins:
- a CDS encoding D-alanyl-D-alanine carboxypeptidase family protein, with translation MRGLLAALAASGILLTSPASALDTSARAAYMLDFDTGAVLLSKNADVEMPPASMSKLMTLNMLFEALADGRLSLEDRFRVSEKAWQMGGSKMFLREGERVRIVDLIQGIIVQSGNDACVVVAEGLAGSEEAFAQRMTERAHELGMTESTFTNASGWPDPGQRMSAHDLVTLARRIITEFPQFYPYFSETQFEWNGVNQRNRNPLLFLNIGADGLKTGHTQEAGYGLVGSAVRGSQRIVFMITGLESVSKREEEAERLTSWAFREFSNRALFKKGETLADAQVWLGAQSRVPMVTGKDILATLPFGAGENVKISVVYDGPIPAPIAEGQEIGRLVIEAPGLEPVTEPLFAGRAVAEGGYITRMEVTAMNLVGRFIDMTGVKDMIGNDDAGPDTATPETEAAE